ATGGAACTGCTCGAGGCCTACGGGATCCCGACCCCTGACGGCGAGATCGTCGACGATCCCGACCGAGCGCGCGCGGTGGCCGAGTCCATCGAAGACGACGTCGTGATGAAGATCGTCAGCCCCGACATTTCCCACAAGTCCGACATCGGCGGCGTCAAGGTCGGTGTTCCCGACGACGAGGTCTACGACGCCTACGAGGACCTCGTCGCTCGCGCGCGCAACTACCAGCCCGACGCGACGATCATCGGGGTGCAGGTCCAGGAGCAACTCGACCTCGAGACCGCCACCGAGACCATCGTCGGAATGAACCGCGACCCGCAGTTCGGCCCGCTGTTGCTGTTCGGCCTCGGCGGTATCTTCGTCGAGATCCTAGAGGACACGTCGGTCCGCGTCGCCCCGGTCGGCAAGGGCGAAGCCCGCGACATGATCGACGAGATTCAGGCCGCGCCACTGTTGCGCGGCGCCCGCGGGCGCGAGCCGGCCGACGTCGAGGGCGTCGTCGAGACGATCCAGCGGCTCTCGCAGCTGGTGACCGACTTCCCGGCGATCCTCGAACTCGACGTCAACCCACTCGTGGCGGGCCCCGACGGCGTAGAAGCAATCGATCTCAGACTCACCGTCGATCCGGACGAACTCGCAGACGACACGGAGGAACTATGAGCGACACTGATCCCACCGACACCGATACCACTCCCGACGACACCGAAACGACCGACGGTCGGCAGACCGACGCCAAGCAGGGCGACCGACAGTCGACCGATGCCGCTGCGAGCGACGCCGACACGATCCTCGTCAGTTCGCTCGCGGAGAGCACCGGCAAGACGGCGATCACGCTGGCGCTGGCCCGGCTCGCGGCCGAGTCGGGCGACAGCGTCGGCTACATGAAACCGAAGGGCACCCGACTCGAGAGCAACGTCGGAAAGACCCTGGACGAGGATCCGCTGCTCGCTCGCGAACTGCTCGACCTCGAGGCCGAGATGCACGATCTGGAGCCCGTCGTCTACTCGCCGACGTTCGTCGAGCAGGCGATCCGCGGCCGCGAGGACCCCGACGAGATCCGCGAGCGCGTGGTCGAGGCCTTCGAGACGCTCTCTGACGGCCGAGACCGCATGTTCGTCGAGGGCGGCGGCGAGTACGACGTCGGCGGCATCGTCGACCTCACCGACGCCGACGTCGCGGAACTCTTAGACGCCCGCGTCGTCCTCGTCGCTTCCCACGAGGTTCCGGGTGATATCGACGACGTGCTCGCCGCGGCCGACGCTTTCGGCGACCGGCTCGCTGGCGTCATCTTCAACGACATCGCGGACGCCGTCTACGATGCGCTCGAGACCGACGTCGTCGCCGCGCTCGAGGAGCGCGGGATTCCGGTCTTCGGCGTACTCCCCAGCGAGCGGACGCTCTCGGGGGTCACCGTCGGCGAACTGGCCGAAGAGCTCGGCGCCTCGATGCTCGTCGAGGACGGACGGGACGCCTACGTCGAGCGGTTCAGCGTCGGTGCAATGGGCGCTGACAGCGCCCTGCGTCACTTCCGCCGGACGAAAGACGCCGCCGTGATCACCGGCGGCGACCGCGCCGAGATTCACACGGCCGCACTCGAGGCCCCCGGCGTGCGCTGTCTCATCCTGACCGGCGGCCACCGCCCGTCGGGCGCGATCATCGGTCAGGCCGCCGAGAAGGGGATGCCGATTCTCTCGGTACAGACGGACACGCTGACGACCGTCGAGCGCGCCGAGGACGTCGTCCGAAGCGGCCGCACGCGCGACGAGGAGACGGTCGACCGGATGGCGGAACTGCTGACCGACCACGCGGCGGTCGACTCGATCCTCGACGGGTCTCGCTAGGCGCTCGAGTCTCGGTCGGCCGTCGATCATAGTACACGAAACTGTTCACAGCTGGCGTCGGGTCACCGAGAATTGAATCATCCGAATTAGGGGTTGGGGAACCGTCTCTGACCCGGTCTCGTCCCGAACTGAGGCGGTGTGAGTCCAATCGTTCTCGGGACGCGGTTCACAGATTCGTACTAACGATTGTGGGGAATCTCAGTCGAACCAAATCGTATTGGGGAACCGCTTATCCCTCGTAACGACATTCGTTCAGTACGGAACAACCACCGATACCGCCGAAGCAGCGTTTCGTCGTTTCGGTCATCTGCTACCGCGGAAAGCGTTAGCCCGCAATCTCTCCTATTGCTAGTGTATGTTTTAATTAGATCGATCTATTACAACATTTTGTACCCGACTCATAAACAGAAGGTTTACATAGAGATAGTTTTCTTCTGAGAACGTACGATATGATGCCCAAAACAGATCGCCGCTCCTCCACGGGCATGCCCTCCGACGACTCCCAGCCCGACGATCCCCCGTGCGACGAGTCCGAAGCGCTCTCGCCGGACGAGATCTTTCACATCCTTCAAACGAACCGCAGACGCGACACGATCGCCTATCTCCTGGATCGGGAGGGACCGATCAAGATGAGCGATATCGCCGAACACGTCGCGGCGAAAGAACACGAGACGACTGTCGAAGCGCTCACGTCGAAACAACGTCAGCGCGTGTACATCCCGCTGTATCAGTCCCACCTCCCGAAACTCGATACGAAGGGAATCATCGACTACAACAAGCCCCGCGGCATCGTCCAGCCGACCGAACGCCTCGAGATCTTCCGACCGTATCTCGAGGCCGTCGAATCGGACGCATCTCCGATGCAGTCGGACACCGACGCCAACGCCAATACCGACGCCGGCGACGGTCTCACCAGTCAGTTGGTAAACGGTTCCCGTGCGATGTTCGTCGGGGCAAGCGTCGGCCTGCTCGCGGCCTCTGTAAGTGGATTCCTCGTGATTCCCGAACTGACGCTCGCGGCCACCATCGGACTTCTGTTCGTCCTGATGACGATCAAGACGAACCTGGCCGATTCCGCCGCGACGAACCGCTCCGACGACAGGCGGCTGTCGCAATGACGTGCGCTCGAGCGAGCCGCTCGAATCGAAGCGCAACTAGGCCTCGACCCCGCGCAGGGTCTCGGCCGCGGAACGTCTGACCAAGAATTAAGAGTCCACCCTGCATGTGCCCAGACATGGACGACACTCCCCAGGAAATCACCTCGCTCGTCGGACGAGAGGTCTACTCGAACAACGGCGTCTTCGTCGGCGAAGTCGAAGACCTACGGCTGAACGTCGACGGACAGACCATCACCGGTCTCGCGCTCGGCAACCTCAACTCCGAACTGTTCACCGACGCCACCCGCAGCGGGCAGGGCGTCATCGTTCCCTACCGCTGGGTTCGCGCCGTCGGCGACGTGATTCTGATCAACGACGTCGTCGAACGCGTCCGCCAGCCCGACGAAGAAGAGGAAGAACTCATCGCATAACCGGCTCTCGCGCGGGCCAGCTCCGATTCTGTTTCGCGCTCGCAGAGTGGTCCGTCTCTCGGTTCCGCTCGTTCCCTCGGTTCTTCTTATCGAATCGCCGTCCTGCGTCTCACTCGAGCCGAGCAACCGGTGTCGGCGGCTAGTCAAGGAGGGACGATACCGTCTCAGATCGCACTGAACGGTGTCAGTTCGATCCCGTACGAAACCGAAATCGGCCACTCGACCTCGAGAGCCGACCGTCAGTTCCCGTTCGAGCCCTCGCTGCTGCCGCCCTCGACGCCCATCGCGTCGAACAGCGTTCGCTTGACCGCTTCCTCGGTCAGGTCGAGCAGCGTGTCGCGGGTGTCGTCAGAGATCTCGATGCCGGTGAAGATGCCCAGCGGGATCTCCGCGCTGGCCTGCGTCGAGTGGCCCGCCGTCTCGCCCATCTCGCCGTAGGCGTCCTCGAGCACCTTGCCGATGTTGATGCGGATGTCCTTCGAGCGGCCGGCGAGGAAGATG
Above is a genomic segment from Haloterrigena salifodinae containing:
- a CDS encoding DUF7344 domain-containing protein; protein product: MPKTDRRSSTGMPSDDSQPDDPPCDESEALSPDEIFHILQTNRRRDTIAYLLDREGPIKMSDIAEHVAAKEHETTVEALTSKQRQRVYIPLYQSHLPKLDTKGIIDYNKPRGIVQPTERLEIFRPYLEAVESDASPMQSDTDANANTDAGDGLTSQLVNGSRAMFVGASVGLLAASVSGFLVIPELTLAATIGLLFVLMTIKTNLADSAATNRSDDRRLSQ
- a CDS encoding phosphotransacetylase family protein, whose translation is MSDTDPTDTDTTPDDTETTDGRQTDAKQGDRQSTDAAASDADTILVSSLAESTGKTAITLALARLAAESGDSVGYMKPKGTRLESNVGKTLDEDPLLARELLDLEAEMHDLEPVVYSPTFVEQAIRGREDPDEIRERVVEAFETLSDGRDRMFVEGGGEYDVGGIVDLTDADVAELLDARVVLVASHEVPGDIDDVLAAADAFGDRLAGVIFNDIADAVYDALETDVVAALEERGIPVFGVLPSERTLSGVTVGELAEELGASMLVEDGRDAYVERFSVGAMGADSALRHFRRTKDAAVITGGDRAEIHTAALEAPGVRCLILTGGHRPSGAIIGQAAEKGMPILSVQTDTLTTVERAEDVVRSGRTRDEETVDRMAELLTDHAAVDSILDGSR
- a CDS encoding PRC-barrel domain-containing protein → MDDTPQEITSLVGREVYSNNGVFVGEVEDLRLNVDGQTITGLALGNLNSELFTDATRSGQGVIVPYRWVRAVGDVILINDVVERVRQPDEEEEELIA